The Fusobacterium russii ATCC 25533 sequence AAGATATAAGACTTAGTACAGGGCTAGGTTATAAATTCTAAAAAAATCAAATAATAAAAACAATTTAAAATTGAGGAGAGTTAGATTTTAAGAAATTAAAATGTAATTCTCCTTTTTTATTCATAAAAAAAGCTGTTGAGCGAATTAGAGTAAAATTCATCAGCACTAAAAACTATACTCCCATTTGTTTAAATCGCAGTAATCAGATTATTTTCTTAAATCAATGAAAAATTAATAGTTAGTCTATGATAAGAATAGATAGTTATTGTAAAAATTTCAAATAAGTTTTCACTTAATCCATTCATTTACATTCAAAAAATATTAATTTTTTCTATTATGGCTCTATAAAAATAAAATTTTTTATTGCTTATAAAAATAAAATATAATAGAATATTTCTATTAGAGATATTTATTATATAAAATATATTGAATATACGAGAGGAGAACTTTAAGTTTTGAATTAAGTAGATTATGGATATGGAAGAGAAAAAGAGAATAGGAATAGAAGAATTAGAAACTTTTAAAAAAAGAAGATTAGAAGAAATATATGTAGTTACTGATAATGTAAAAAAGCAAAAAATAAACTTTAAGTATTTAAAAAAGTTTTTTATATTTTTATTTTCATTTATAATAATAATTATAATATTTTTTTTATTGCTAAAATATATTGAATTTCAACAATATATAGAAGATACAAAAGAAAATATGGAATTGAGTAAAAAATATTTGGAAGAACAGAAAATCAAAAAACAGGAAGAACAGAGAATAAAAGAAAAGCAAAAAAAAGAGGACTTAATAAAGGAACAAGAAATTAAAGAAATCAAGAATAATAATTTTCAAAGTTTAAGTAAAATTTCAAATGTGAAAAAGGAATTAATGCTTAATCTTATCCCAAGTGGTTATCCTATGAAAAAAGCTGCAAAAATAACTAGTCCTTTTGGAATGAGAATTCATCCTGTTTTTAAAGTGAAAAAAA is a genomic window containing:
- a CDS encoding M23 family metallopeptidase, giving the protein MDMEEKKRIGIEELETFKKRRLEEIYVVTDNVKKQKINFKYLKKFFIFLFSFIIIIIIFFLLLKYIEFQQYIEDTKENMELSKKYLEEQKIKKQEEQRIKEKQKKEDLIKEQEIKEIKNNNFQSLSKISNVKKELMLNLIPSGYPMKKAAKITSPFGMRIHPVFKVKKMHQGIDLKLYIGEDILSTAMGKVSFAGIKRGYGYVVIVDHTSNFQTVYAHLSKIYVKVGEIVGKGKIIAAGGNSGVSTGPHLHYEVRYKGKAIDPKNFIDWNKENFSDIFEKEKNVPWSDFLSIMGKE